The sequence below is a genomic window from Bacteroidales bacterium MB20-C3-3.
GACAACATTCAGAAAACCAATATCCTGCTGGCTTTACCCTATAAGGGTATCAAAATTGTCAAATGGAATGACTGCACTGAATTTGCACAAATGGCACATATGCACCGATGCATTTAAAAAAGGGAAAAAAGAGGGGATTCCCGTATATCAGTTTTTACGGGAACCCCTTATTTTTGCCTTTGGAGAGGAGTTTTGGACACAGCTTGACATCGCTTACAAAGAGCTTTTCTGCTCTGAATAGTTGAGTCTACCTCTCTCTGCTTCCCATATACTTTGTCAAAGAGATCAAATGTGATTTGTAAATATTGTCCGGAAGAACATCCAGAGACTCTATTGCTATTGAACAATGCTCCTCAAGAGCTCTCTGAGCAATAATTTTCCCTTCGTATTTTTCAACTAATTTATAAGCTTTCAGAGCAAGAGTATTATCCTCCGGATAAGCATCCTTTACCGCTTTTAACATCTCCTCCCGATCAGAGGACTCAGCCCTTTTAAGCGCTGCTATGAGCGGAAGAGTTAACTTTTTTTCCATTATATCACCACCTGCTGGTTTCCCTGTGTCCATCTGAGGTGCATAGTCAAAAATATCATCCTTAATCTGGAAAGCGAGCCCCAGATGATATGCAAACCTGCCCATACTATCCACCACCTCTTTTCCGGGATTCATTGTAAAGACGGCACTCTCCACAGCTGCTACGAACAGACTTGATGTCTTCTGACCAATAATTTTGTAGTAATCCTCCTCAGTAGTATCCAGTGAAGAGGCCTTCTGCATCTGAAATATCTCACCCTCAGCCAGCTCCTGAACAGCCTTGGTAAAATAGCTCATTACACCCATATCCTTGTCATTTACAATAAGGGAGAGTGCCTTTGCCAGCCAATAATCACCTGTAAGTACAGATGCTGCCGGATTAAATCTGGATTGTACTGTTTCAGTCCCCCTTCTGTATTTAGAGTCGTCTGCCACATCGTCATGAAGAAGAGTTGCTGTATGAATCATTTCAGAGACAACAGCACATGAAATAGTAAGTCTGTATGGTTTACCAAGTGCCCTGGCTGCAAGAATTGAGAGAAGAGGCCTTACCTGTTTCCCGTTATTCTCAACTAAGTAAGAGTTAATGGTATTAAGGAGATCAGAGCTGCTGACAAGTGTCTCTTTGAGAACTCTTTCGAATTCTCCCCACTCTTCACCGATATCCTCTTTAATTTTATTTATGTCCATCTATGCTATGGTTTAGGCAGGAGCATAATGAGCAGGATGCATTCTCTGAGGAACAGCACATTCAAGCAATTCAACCAGCTCTTCTGTACTTTGAGCTATTATTAGTGAGTCACTCCAGTTACTGTTAAGCATTTTCTCATTCACAAGATGTTCAAACATCTTTAGCATTGGATCAAAAAATCCGTCAAGATTCAGAATTGCAACACACCCCTCGTAAATACCCAGCCTCTTTAGAGTGTAGGTCTCGATAAACTCCTCAATGGTCCCTATTCCTCCGGGAAGAGCAACCACAGCATGAGTATTTTCTCTTAAGAGCTCCTTACGCCTGGCCATTGAATCTACTAAAATAAGGTTTTGCAGAGAGCGGTGCTCCAGTTCAATCTCCTTCATAAAAGAGGGCATTACACCCTCAATATCACCACCGAGATCAAGCATCCTGTCAATAATAATTCCCATAAGACCTCTGCGACTCCCACCGCATACAATGGTCCAATTACGGCCGGAAGCCGCCTCAGCAAAGGTGTTGGCGGCCTCCAGATATTTTTTGTCCAGCACATTGCTGGAAGAACAGTAGACGCAGATTCTCTTTCCCATTATTATTTAAAACATAAGAGCAACCGAGAGCTGAAACCCCTGAAGTTTAGCATTTTCGTATTTTTGAGCCCATGTTGTATTTGTTGCCGACTCCAACCTGCCAAGACCCCAGTTGTATTTCCCTACAATCTGCAGTTTCCATATATCAAGACCAACACCTGCACCAACTCCGTAGTTAAATCTGTTAATGTTATCCCATTCCTGATCCTCCAGGTCTGCACCCTTCTGGAGAGCAAAAGATACATATGGACTTACAAAAACAAATGGTCTGAATAGTAGCATATCTATCCCCAGCTGGATGTTTATTGGAAGAGTCAGATAGTCAAGCTCAATTTCTGCCGGATTGAATGTGTCGTCAATAATAACTTGAGGGTATTGGGATGACACATAATAGGAAGATGGGGAAAACCGACCCTCTGCAGGGATGTCAGCAATATGCGTCTTTACCTTTGAGTAGAGAAGCTCAGGCTGAAGAGCAATGCCCAGTAGCGGAACCTTTATTTGCCAGGCTATACCAAAATGATAACCTGTCTGGCTTTTCCAGGCATTATCAACAGAACCGCTCTGAGTAACATCTTCAAGAGTGTTAAAATTCAGTCCCGCCTTAATACCAAATCTTGACTGCGCCCCGGCAAAGGATGCTGTCATAATAAGCGCCAATGCAAGGGTTATAAACTTTTTCATAACTTTTAAATAAGAGAATTGATCTTAGCTATAATATTAGCTTTGGAAGTAGATCCGACAATCTTATCCACAACCTCACCATTCTTAAAGAAGAGAAGAGTAGGAATATTACGGATTCCAAACTTAACAGGTACCTCCGAACTATTATCAACATCGCATTTTGCAATCACAGCTTTGCCCTCGTACTCAGCAGCAAGCTCCTCAACTATTGGAGCTATGACTCTGCACGGTCCACACCATGGAGCCCAGAAATCCACAAGTACAGGTTTATCTGATTTGATCACTATCTCATTGAAATTCGAATCGTTAACTGCTATTGCCATAATTATTTATAAATTTAATAGTTAATATTTTTTGCTTGGATGTGAATGCTAAATTAACACCATTTTTTCTAAAAACCTAAACCTTTCCCATCAATCCGGCCAATCCTCCTTCTGCAGTCTCCTTGTATAGACGAGGCAAATCGTGTCCCGTTCTCTTCATTGCCTCTACCACAGTGTCAAATGAGACAAGGTGTTTGCCGTCTGAGAGCAAAGCGTACATATTCGCATCTACTGCTCTTGTCGCACCAAAGGCATTTCTCTCAATACATGGAACCTGCACAAGTCCGCAAACAGGGTCACAGGTGAGGCCGAGAAAATGCTCTATTCCTATTGAAGCGGCGTACTCTATCTGAGCCGGAGTCCCTCCAAATAGCTGCACACCGGCCGCTGCCGCCATAGCACAGGCAGATCCAACCTCTCCCTGGCATCCAACCTCGGCACCGGAGATTGATGCATTTGTCTTTATTATGTTGCCGATTAGTCCGGCTGTAGCCAAACCCCTTATTATTCTTTTATCAGAAAAATCATAGAACTGCTTGTTGAGGTATAGAAGAGCAGGTATTACTCCGGATGAGCCACAAGTGGGAGCCGTGACAACCAGCCCTCCCGAGGCGTTCTCTTCAGAGACAGCAAGAGCAAATGCAAAAGTCATACTCCTTCTCTGCATAGAGCCCTGATAACCCTTTGCTTTTATGTAAAAAGAGGCAGCCTTCCTCTGGAGTTTAAGACCTCCCGGAAGAACCCCCTCGGTCTCAAGCCCCCTCTCAACGGCATCCTGCATAACTTCCCAGGCATCTGCAAGGAAATCCCAGATATCGCCTCCTTCATACATCTGAACATATTCCCAGAAGGTCATCCCATTATCCTGACACCACTCTAGAATCTCTGACATTTTTGAGTGGGGATAGATCATATCTTTCACCTCCCTGGTGCCGGTATCGCTCAGGTCTCCGCCACCAATACTGAATGTTATCCATTCACCCATCTTTTTCCCAAGAGGGTCAAATGCTTCAAATTTGAGCCCGTTAGGGTGTTCCGGTAAAAAAATATCAGGGCGGAACTCAATCTTAGTCCTCTCTCTTCCCAGCACATCAAGCAGTGCAACATCAGTCATGTGCCCCACCCCTGTAGCTGCAAGTGAGCCATAAAGTGTTACAATAAAAGAAGAGGCAGCCTCCTGCCTCTTCAAAAATATTCCGGCGGCGCGGGCAGGAGCCATTGTATGGCTGCTTGACGGTCCCCGGCCTGTTTTAAAAATCTCTTTAATACTTTCCATCTCTATATTGCCGATTCCGCTTCCCATACAAAGGCTCTTAGCCCCTGCTTCTCTGCAGAATCATTTATTGCCTTTAATTCGGCAAGCAATATAGACAATTTTTCCGGTTCAACAACCGCAAGGGTTGCCATGTTCATTGAGGGCCATGCGTGCGTACCATAGTGCGGTTCACCTTTTTGACTTCCTCTGCCCTGAACCTCCGGCCACTTTGTAAACCCCCTTACAGTACACTTATCAAGTGCTGCCTGAACAAGTGAGTTGTGGGCCTGATTATATATGATCATCACTGCTTTCATATTATGCTGTTTTAAGAGTTTTTAATTGTTTTGCCCATCTCTTTCTTCCCCTCTTTATATCTCCTGCATGGAAAGCTGTATAAATTGACGGAATAACAATCAGGGTAAGGATAGTTGAGAGGGTGAGACCTCCAATAATTGCAATACCCATTGGCTGCCATATTTCAGAACCTTCACCAATACCCATAGCCATTGGGAACATACCGAGAATAGTGGTTAAAGTAGTCATCAAAACAGGACGGAGGCGAGATTTACCTCCGGATATAACGGCTCTCTTTACAGAAGCCCCTCTCTCTTTATTAAGATTAATATAGTCAATCAGCACAATACCGTTCTTCACCACAATACCCACCAGCATTACAGCTCCAATAAGAGCAATAAGGCTTAATGTTGTACCGGTTAACCACAGGGCGACAAACACACCGCTAAAAGCAAATGGCAGCGAGAACATAATTATGAAAGGATCTCTGAATGACTCAAACTGGGCAGCCATAACAATATATGTTAGAAGAACAACCAGCGCAAGGAGGGTAAACATATCACCAAATGACTCCTGCTGCTCTTCAATAGATCCGGCCAGCTCAACAGCAATTCCCTGAGGCATCTTAATTTTAGCCACCTCTTTGTTTACATCTTCTGCTACATCCCCCAAAGATCTCTTGAATATAGTTCCGGTTACCTTAATAACCCTCTCTCTGTCAAGGTGCTCAATTGAAGGTGGCGCAAAACTTTCAATAACAGTTCCCACTTCGCTGAGTCTTACAGCCTTCCCTTGTGAGTTATAAAGAAGAATATTATTTATGTCATCAATAGTTGTTCTAAACTTAGCATCATTTTTAACAACTATATCATACTCCTCTCCATCTTCACGGAAGTAGGAGGCTGTAACACCATTTATTCTGTTTCTTACAACCGTAGCAGCCATGGTCATATTAAGGCCGTTCATTGCAAGTTTGTTCCTGTCAAACATCACCTGGAACTGTGGCATATAATCCTCCCTGCTCAGTTTAACATCTCTCAGACCCTCTGTGTTTTTCATAATTTCGGAGATCTGGCCTGCAACAATTTCGGAGTTCTCAAGGTCATATCCAAGCACATCCAGCTCCAGAGTTGTTCCACCTGATCCCATTCCCATTCCTCCTCCGCCACCGGGAGTAACAGTATATCTGTAAAGTTCAGGCAACTCCTGAAGATCTTTTCTCATCTCATCTCCAATCTCAAACATATCCCTCTCTCTCTCCTTAGGATCACACAGTCTGGCTGTAAACGAAACCAGGTGAGTTCCGGAGCTTCTCATTGACATAAATACATTTGATCCGTCTGACTGACCCAGAGATGCTTGTAAAATCTCTATCTCAGGATATTTCTCATTCCACTTCTCATAAAGATATTCATTAAGTTTCCTGGCCTGCTCCACCCTTGAGCCCACAGGCAACTCAACCGTAATTGCTATCTGAGAGTTATCAGATTCAGGGAAAAAGTCTGTACCCACCTTTGAAAGCAACATAAGGCTGGTTATAAAAATTGCAGCCGATATAGCAATTACAACATATCTGTAATTTACTGCAGTTCTTAAAAGTCTCTCGTACCAGTTATCTAGTCCATCAAGACCCTTTTCAATTGGAGAGTAGAAGAACATAAACCATTTTGACCTCTTTGGATCCTGCTTGAGCATCATTGAAGAGAGCATTGGCGTAAGGGTTAGCGCAGCAACTGTTGACACAGTAATTATGATTGTTACAATCCATCCAAGCTGCTTAAACATAATCCCTGCAAGTCCTGACACCATTGTGAGAGGGAAGAAAACAGATATTATCGTTAATGTTGAGGCAATTACAGCCACAGCCACCTCATTTGTTGCATAAATTGCAGCATCTTTTGGTTTACTGCCCCTTTCAATATGAGTTGTGATATTCTCAAGCACTACTATAGCATCGTCCACAACCATACCAATTGCAATGGACAAAGAACTTAGTGATATAATGTTGAGAGTGTTTCCGGTAATCATCAAATATATAAAAGCAGCTATTAACGATACCGGAATAGTCAGAATAATTATAAAAGTGGCACGCCATCTTCCAAGGAATAAGAGAACGACAATCATTACAAAGAGACCTGCAAGAAGAACTGTCTCAGTAAGAGATCCAATACTATCCTTTATAAATTCAGAAGTATCCAGAATAACCTCAAGTTTAACATCAGGCGGCAGTGAATTTTGTATCATAGGCAACTCCTTAAGGATTTTGTCTGCAATTTCAACCACATTAGCACCGGATTGCTTCTGTACAACAAGTGTTGCACCCCTCTCTCCGTTAGTATATACCTCTGTTGAGCGCTCTTTAAGTGTATCTTTTACAACAGCAATATCCCTGACATAGATACTTCTTCCCAGGTAGCTGCCTGCAATTAGGTTTTTTATCTCGTCACTCTCTCTGAATTCACCATCTACCCTTAGTGAATAGGTATCTGTCCCTACATCAATTGTACCACCCGGGATATTACGATTTTCCATTGCAATAAGATTTGCAACTTGCTCAACAGTAATACCATAGGCCTGCATTTTATTCGGGTCAGTAGAGATTTGAATCTCTCTCTGAGGTGCACCGGAAATTGAAGTGGATGCAACCCCGTCAATTCTGTTAATAGGATTAGCGACCTTCTCTTCAAGAATTTTATAGAGCCCTTTCGAACTCACATCTGAGTTTGCGGAGATGAACATGATTGGCATCATGTCGGAACTGAACTTAAAGACAACAGGGTTATCACACTCCTCCGGCAGAAAGTTTCTCTGCATATCCAGAATTGACCGTACATCATTTACAGCCTCATCCATATTTGTCCCGTACTCAAACTCAATGGTAATAAGAGAGACATTATCCTTTGAAGTGGAGTTGATTCTCTTTAGGTCGCTTACTGTACTTAAAGATGTCTCCAGTCGTTTTGTTACATTCTGCTCAATATCCATTGTACTTGCACCGGAATAGGTTGTCATCACCGTTACGGCATTGAGCTCAATTTCAGGATATAAGTCAACAGAAAGTCTGGAGAATGAGAAAAGTCCCAGAACTACCAGAGCCACGAATATGAGGGCCGTAGTAACCGGTTTCTTTACTGCACTTTCGTATATTTTCATATTAAAAAATCTGTTATTAATTAAAATGAGAGGTCTAATCCACCCTCTGTTACTTTAACTTTTGTGTCGTCAACCAGGTTATTAATTCCTGCAACAACAACCTTTTGACCAGCTTTTAGGCCTGATATAATCTCATAATTTGTTCCTATTCTTCTCCCCAACTCAATTTTTGTGTACTTGACAATATCTCCGTCAAGAACATATACATATTTGTCATTAGTCCCCTGCTGTTTGATTACAGCCTTGTCAGGGACAACCACTCTTTTCTTTGCCCCTAACTCAACTTTAGCCCTGGCAAACATGCCAGGACGAATTTCCATACTTTGGTTTGCTATGCTCACCTGAACCTGAAAAGTCCTTGTCATAGGATCTATTGTAGGATAAACCAGACTTACCTTGCCCTGATATTTTTTTCCGTCGTAGACATCAAGTGTTATCTCTACTGGTGTCCCATTTTTAACAACAGGATAGAACTCCTCTGATACAGCAACCATTATCTTAACCGGCTGCAATTGCATTACTGTTAATATTGGTTGTCCCACTGCAAGATCCCCGCTGTCAAAATTTCTTGCTGTTACAACACCATTTACCGGTGATACAAGTTTTGTATTTTTATCAAGGTTAGCAATACTCTCTTCTGAAACCCTAACCTGGGTCCTTAGTTGCTCAAACTGCTGCTGAGAGATCCCCCCTGCATTATAGAGAGCTTCAGTCCTTGCAAGGTCTGTTTTCAAATTTTCAAGTTGAATCCTTGCATTGGCATAATTTAGATTCTCCATTTGAACAAGTAGCTGGCCCTTCTTTACATAAGATCCAACCTCAACAAATATCTTGTCTATGCGCTGAGCAGCAGAGCTGGAAATATTATTCTTTACAAAAGGTTCAATATTACCGGTATACTCAGCTATCTGATTTACCATCTCCTCTTTTGCATCAACCACCTTTACAACCGGCAGTTCTTTGTCCTCAACAACAACATTGTTTGAGGAGTTGCAAGCACTGAACAGTACAAGCCCAATTGCAATCAAAAATGTAGCTTTCTTCATATTATTAAACTGTAATTTATTATTTTTCAATATTTTCCTTTCCAATGACCTTTTCGTACTCATTTTTAGCCTTTATAAAATCATAAAGAGTCTGCGTGTAATTTAACCGTGACCTTGTAAGTGCCACTTCTGAATCATTCATCTCAAGAACTGTCCCCGCTCCGGTAGTGTATCTGACTTTTGATATTTCATATCCCTTCTTAGCCTGATCTACAGCCTCTTTGTCTGATTTAAGCTGTGCCCCGGCCCTCTTCATCTCGTTAACAGAGTTTAGCGCGGAGAGTGTCAGAGACTCTTTAAGTAATCTTCTCTGATATTCAAGTTTTCTTATCCCCACCATTGTCTGCTTCTCTTTCAGTGATATTGAAAGTTTATTGAAAATGGGTACCTGCAGTGAAAGACCTACAGCAAAGGAGTTAGCCCACGGTTTATCAAAGTTGAATTTATCATTTTGCATCTGCATCTGGTAATTTGCAAATCCGGCAAGTACTGGCAGACGCTGAGATCTTATAAGTTCATAGCTCTTATTTAGTTTTTCAAGCTGGATATCCAGAGTTTTCAGATTACTATTCTCTTCAAGATTCAAAATCCCGGCTGAGTAACTTACCATCAATCCTGAGAAGTGTTCAAAATCCCCGTTAACTTCTATCTCCTGTGTAAGGGGTAAAGAGAGAAGAATTTTTAGCTGGAGTTTTGCCAGTTCAAGTCCGTTTCTGGCCTGTGTCAGAGCCGGAGATATATTTCTTGCGGCAACCTCAGATCTAATTTTATCATATTCGCTTGCAAGTCCCTGCTCATACATCTTTCTAATATTTTCAGCACTCTCCATTGCGTTTTTATAACTCTGCTCCAGAACTACCAGCGACTCCTCCATCATTACCACTCCGTAAAAGCCGTTTTTGACCTGCTGAATCAAATCCAGCTTTGTCGTTCTGGCAGATTCAAGTGCAGCCTTTATCTCAAGTTCAGTCATCTGAATATTCTTATACAATGCCATGGAAAAAATTGGCAACTGAGCAGCTCCTGCAAGAGAGTAGCTATGCTTTGATCCAACCTCCATTTTACCACCCGGGAAAAAATCCGAGAAGAAAACAGGTTTCATAATATTGTTTGAGTATTGACCGGATGCATTGACTGATGGCAAAAGAGCATACCAGTTCTCCTGCCTGAGGTAATCAACCCTCTCCAGTTCTGCTCCTGCAATCTTAATATTCAGGTTTTCACTCAGGGCAATTTCAAGTGCCTCCTCAACCGTCAACCTGAGAGTGTCGGCAGGGCCAGCGGCGTTAATAGCCGTAGCTGACAGTAACATAAAAATAACTGCTAAAACTTTCATTCTTTTATATTTAAATATTTGTCAATCATTTTAATTCCCTCTTCAGTGGATATTCCCCTGAAGTACATAACCATAGATTCTCTAAAAAGCTGTTTTCTTGAATGATTTGCAAGTGAAAAAATTTCAGAATCTTGTATCATGCTTGCAATCTGAAATACCATCTTGCCCACAAGCTCCATATCAATATTTTTGAGAAAGATTCCCTCTTCCTGGCCCCTCTCAAGAAATTTAGTTGTTGTTATTTTGTGGTAATCTGTAAATCTCACATACATTTTATTATAGAGCTCAGGGTAGTATTTTTTTAACTCGTCAAAGAATCTTATTCGCATATTAATCATTATATCTGTCTGACTCTCATGTTCAATACAGACAAGCTCCAATATACTCCTTGATCCGCTGAATGCTTTCTCTCCCACCTCTTTCATCTTCTCCTCCATCATAAGAAGGCACTCCTCCAGCAGATTTGTCTTATCCTTAAAGTGCTCATATAGTGTCCTCTTAGAGATGCCGTTAGCTGCAGCCACCTCATCCATAGTAACGCTTTTACATCCGTTACTCATGAACAGTTCAGATGAAACCTCTATAATTCTCTCCCTTAACTCCATTTATTTTAAATTGGTTAATAATATCTTTTTTGTTTCGGGGCACAAAGATATACGGAAAACTAATAAAACGAAAATAGTTTTTATATTTTTATTTATAAATATCTTATTTACTTGCTAATTTTGTATAGAAATGGTGCAATTAATTTAATAATCAGAAATATGTACAAAGATTTTCAGAGTTTTCTCTCAAATGAGCTTGAGAGTATTGAAGCTGCAGGACTCTTTAAAAGAGAGCGTATTATTACAACTCCTCAGCAGGCTGCTATAAAAGTAAGTACAGGACAAGAGGTACTGAACTTCTGTGCCAACAACTATCTCGGACTGTCAAATAATGCAGAGCTGATAAAAGCATCAAAAGATGCACTCGATTCTCACGGCTTTGGCATGTCAAGCGTTAGATTTATATGCGGGACTCAGGATCTTCATATTGAACTGGAGAAAAAAATTGCAGAATTCTTTGGGACAGAAGATTCAATTCTTTACGCTGCATGCTTTGATGCAAACGGGGGAGTTTTTGAGCCTCTGCTAGGTGAGGAGGATGCTATTATATCGGACTCCCTTAACCACGCATCAATTATTGACGGGGTAAGGCTTTGCAAGGCTCAGAGATACAGATACGCAAATGCCGATATGGAGGAACTTGAAAACTGCCTTAAACTTGCACAGGCTCAAAGATTCAGGCTAATTGTAACAGACGGAGTATTCTCTATGGATGGCAATGTTGCTCCTCTAGACAAGATCTATGAACTTGCGGGCAAATACAATGCTATGATAATGGTTGACGAATCTCACTCAGCCGGGGTAGTTGGTAACACAGGCCGTGGAACTACAGAGCTTTATGACCTCAGAGGAAAGGTTGAAATTATAACCGGCACACTCGGTAAGGCATTTGGTGGTGCGATAGGAGGATTTACAACCGGTAAGAAGGAGATTATTTCTATGCTCCGTCAGAGATCCAGGCCGTACCTCTTCTCTAATTCTATCCCGCCAATGGTTGCGGCATCGGGAATAGCCATGTTTAACATGATGTCAAGGACCAATGATCTTCAGGACAAATTGCACAACAACACAAAATATTTTGTAGAGAAGATGCTTGCAGCCGGTTTTGATATTAAACCAACTCAGTCTGCAATTTGTGCATTGATGCTTTATGACGCGAAACTTTCACAGGATTTTGCAGCAAAAATGCTTGAAGAGGGTATATATGTAATAGGCTTTTATTTCCCTGTGGTGCCAAAGGGACAGGCCCGCATCCGGATTCAGATAAGTGCCGGACATGAGCCTGAACATCTTGACAGAGCAATAGCTGCCTTTACCAAGGTAGGCAAGGAGCTTGGTGTTTTAAAAAGCTAAAACCGCTCATAATCTCAATATCGCCGTCAAATCCAAAACGGATTGGATCCTTGAGCATAACTTTTACATTTTCCGGCAGATAGAGAGTAACTCTTTTGTTTGTACCATCCCATTTAGCTTTTTTGGTATAGACATCCGGACGAATTACAATAAGGGAATCTGTCAGTTCATATACAGGCAGGTTCCTTTGTGCTTTCATCATTGCCTCACCTCCGGTGTACCCGAAAGATTGGGTTCTCATCTTCACATACCTGACAGAGTCATCAGTTGTCCTCTCAATTCTAATTTGCGGAAAGGCAACAAAATGTTTCTCTGAGCCGCTTTTATCTACCCAAAAGATTGAAAGGTCATTTTTATCACCCTCAATAATAAGGTTTTCATCCGGCATCGGTGTATCGTACATCAGACTTAAATATATTGTGTCACTTTTTGTAACAAGAGGAACATCTACAACCTCCCTGCTATTCTCCCAATATGGTCTTGAAGACTTAACCGCAAGTGTGGCAGCGCCAAATCCGGAAATTATCCACAGAATAAAAATAATCAGACCGGGGCGGAATCTCGGATTAGGAAACTCAAAAAGAATCTGAATACCTCCGTATAACATCCCGAGTAAAGGGAGGAAAAGAAATGCAAGTGAAGATATTTTTAACCAGAGAGTATTTTCAATACCAAGGGCAACATAATCCATAATATCCCCCGGATTAAATCCGTTAAAAATCTCTATACCAAGGAAAAGAAATGAAAATATCAGAATACCTCCTATCGAGAACAAGACAAGGAATACTGCAAAAACCTTGGATATTGCTCTGAATATATCATTTATAACAGGTGCCCCGTTTTTTCCGGCTCTCTTTATATCCCTGCCTACCCTCTGCGCACCTCTCTCTATATTCCTCTGAATATTTGAAAGATCCGGTTTTTCACCCCTCATTGCAAACTTCTGATGAACTGTTCTGGCTTCAGGAATCGCTATCCACATTATAATATATGCAAGAAAAACCAGAGATCCCACAGAATGAACACCCGTGAATGGGATTAACATAAACGGAACCCAGGAGAAAAAGAGAAGAACAAGTGTTATTACCCTTACAATAGCAATGTCAATATTAAAATATGCAGCCAGGCCTGAGCATACGCCCCCAATCATCTTATTGTCGGGGTCTCTGTAAAGCCTCTTTTCCGCTCTTCCGGAGGCCGACACTCCGCCTCTTCTGAAATTTGTTGCATTACTCTCTTCGTCAATTATCTCAGGCCTTCCCAGCACCATAATAACTTCGTTAACAATAACTGAAGTTATGACAGAAGAGCGGCCACTTTTATCCAGAAACAGTTCGGCTATCCTCTCCTCAATCCCCTCTACAATCTCACTGCCGTTCTGAATCTCCCTGTAGTGATCATTTAGCTCCTCTATATATCCCTTTAGTATGAGGTATCCATCCTCTTCAACAGTGAAGGCAATTTTGCCAATACTCACCTTTACAACTTTTTTCATTTTATTTACAGAGATTTATTGTTTCTTATTAACTCT
It includes:
- a CDS encoding efflux RND transporter permease subunit, translating into MKIYESAVKKPVTTALIFVALVVLGLFSFSRLSVDLYPEIELNAVTVMTTYSGASTMDIEQNVTKRLETSLSTVSDLKRINSTSKDNVSLITIEFEYGTNMDEAVNDVRSILDMQRNFLPEECDNPVVFKFSSDMMPIMFISANSDVSSKGLYKILEEKVANPINRIDGVASTSISGAPQREIQISTDPNKMQAYGITVEQVANLIAMENRNIPGGTIDVGTDTYSLRVDGEFRESDEIKNLIAGSYLGRSIYVRDIAVVKDTLKERSTEVYTNGERGATLVVQKQSGANVVEIADKILKELPMIQNSLPPDVKLEVILDTSEFIKDSIGSLTETVLLAGLFVMIVVLLFLGRWRATFIIILTIPVSLIAAFIYLMITGNTLNIISLSSLSIAIGMVVDDAIVVLENITTHIERGSKPKDAAIYATNEVAVAVIASTLTIISVFFPLTMVSGLAGIMFKQLGWIVTIIITVSTVAALTLTPMLSSMMLKQDPKRSKWFMFFYSPIEKGLDGLDNWYERLLRTAVNYRYVVIAISAAIFITSLMLLSKVGTDFFPESDNSQIAITVELPVGSRVEQARKLNEYLYEKWNEKYPEIEILQASLGQSDGSNVFMSMRSSGTHLVSFTARLCDPKERERDMFEIGDEMRKDLQELPELYRYTVTPGGGGGMGMGSGGTTLELDVLGYDLENSEIVAGQISEIMKNTEGLRDVKLSREDYMPQFQVMFDRNKLAMNGLNMTMAATVVRNRINGVTASYFREDGEEYDIVVKNDAKFRTTIDDINNILLYNSQGKAVRLSEVGTVIESFAPPSIEHLDRERVIKVTGTIFKRSLGDVAEDVNKEVAKIKMPQGIAVELAGSIEEQQESFGDMFTLLALVVLLTYIVMAAQFESFRDPFIIMFSLPFAFSGVFVALWLTGTTLSLIALIGAVMLVGIVVKNGIVLIDYINLNKERGASVKRAVISGGKSRLRPVLMTTLTTILGMFPMAMGIGEGSEIWQPMGIAIIGGLTLSTILTLIVIPSIYTAFHAGDIKRGRKRWAKQLKTLKTA
- a CDS encoding TetR/AcrR family transcriptional regulator, translated to MELRERIIEVSSELFMSNGCKSVTMDEVAAANGISKRTLYEHFKDKTNLLEECLLMMEEKMKEVGEKAFSGSRSILELVCIEHESQTDIMINMRIRFFDELKKYYPELYNKMYVRFTDYHKITTTKFLERGQEEGIFLKNIDMELVGKMVFQIASMIQDSEIFSLANHSRKQLFRESMVMYFRGISTEEGIKMIDKYLNIKE
- a CDS encoding efflux RND transporter periplasmic adaptor subunit, which produces MKKATFLIAIGLVLFSACNSSNNVVVEDKELPVVKVVDAKEEMVNQIAEYTGNIEPFVKNNISSSAAQRIDKIFVEVGSYVKKGQLLVQMENLNYANARIQLENLKTDLARTEALYNAGGISQQQFEQLRTQVRVSEESIANLDKNTKLVSPVNGVVTARNFDSGDLAVGQPILTVMQLQPVKIMVAVSEEFYPVVKNGTPVEITLDVYDGKKYQGKVSLVYPTIDPMTRTFQVQVSIANQSMEIRPGMFARAKVELGAKKRVVVPDKAVIKQQGTNDKYVYVLDGDIVKYTKIELGRRIGTNYEIISGLKAGQKVVVAGINNLVDDTKVKVTEGGLDLSF
- a CDS encoding TolC family protein; the protein is MKVLAVIFMLLSATAINAAGPADTLRLTVEEALEIALSENLNIKIAGAELERVDYLRQENWYALLPSVNASGQYSNNIMKPVFFSDFFPGGKMEVGSKHSYSLAGAAQLPIFSMALYKNIQMTELEIKAALESARTTKLDLIQQVKNGFYGVVMMEESLVVLEQSYKNAMESAENIRKMYEQGLASEYDKIRSEVAARNISPALTQARNGLELAKLQLKILLSLPLTQEIEVNGDFEHFSGLMVSYSAGILNLEENSNLKTLDIQLEKLNKSYELIRSQRLPVLAGFANYQMQMQNDKFNFDKPWANSFAVGLSLQVPIFNKLSISLKEKQTMVGIRKLEYQRRLLKESLTLSALNSVNEMKRAGAQLKSDKEAVDQAKKGYEISKVRYTTGAGTVLEMNDSEVALTRSRLNYTQTLYDFIKAKNEYEKVIGKENIEK
- the kbl gene encoding glycine C-acetyltransferase produces the protein MYKDFQSFLSNELESIEAAGLFKRERIITTPQQAAIKVSTGQEVLNFCANNYLGLSNNAELIKASKDALDSHGFGMSSVRFICGTQDLHIELEKKIAEFFGTEDSILYAACFDANGGVFEPLLGEEDAIISDSLNHASIIDGVRLCKAQRYRYANADMEELENCLKLAQAQRFRLIVTDGVFSMDGNVAPLDKIYELAGKYNAMIMVDESHSAGVVGNTGRGTTELYDLRGKVEIITGTLGKAFGGAIGGFTTGKKEIISMLRQRSRPYLFSNSIPPMVAASGIAMFNMMSRTNDLQDKLHNNTKYFVEKMLAAGFDIKPTQSAICALMLYDAKLSQDFAAKMLEEGIYVIGFYFPVVPKGQARIRIQISAGHEPEHLDRAIAAFTKVGKELGVLKS